One segment of Streptomyces roseifaciens DNA contains the following:
- a CDS encoding phosphatidylglycerol lysyltransferase domain-containing protein: protein MGEVRLTPDEGAPAGARSRRAAAFAVWYLRFVTFVNLLSAVWVSFGADIRRHNDAEFFTPYLLTAGFASALWSFVMAVTLRRRKRASWILNLVLAGLFLVFMATLMFSREFNRHALNWFSLVATGLFVGALLAGRKEFYAKGDRSNPKLAAIVAVVGLLVTSLTAALLVRAANDAPDEYRATFLDRWHYGFMRLISLQVDESAYPGLSVPGWVDVTINVMSSVLLLVVVYAAFRARRATDPLTAEDEEKLRALLDRHGDRDSLGYFALRREKSVIWSPSGKAAVTYRVVGGVSLASGDPIGDPEAWPGAIEPWLAEAREHGWIPAVMGASEEGGTIYARHGMDALELGDEAIVDTAEFTLEGRAMRTVRQAYNRVRRAGYTVRIRRHEDIPEKEMAQLLLRADDWRDGATERGFSMALGRLGDALDGRCVMLECHDGSGELRALLSFVPWGPKGLSLDLMRRDRDSENGLMEFMVIELLQQAKGLGIHQVSLNFAMFRSVFERGSRLGAGPVLRAWRSLLSFFSRWWQIESLYRANAKYRPIWEPRFMLFEKSSDLLRIGIASARAEGFLEAPGLPKWLNRKHLESRR, encoded by the coding sequence ATGGGAGAAGTCCGCTTGACTCCGGATGAGGGCGCACCTGCCGGCGCCAGGTCACGGCGCGCCGCCGCTTTCGCCGTGTGGTACCTGCGCTTCGTCACCTTCGTCAATCTGCTGAGCGCGGTGTGGGTGTCGTTCGGCGCGGACATCCGGCGGCACAACGACGCCGAGTTCTTCACTCCGTACCTGCTGACGGCGGGCTTCGCGTCGGCGCTGTGGTCGTTCGTCATGGCGGTCACGCTGCGCCGGCGCAAGCGCGCGTCGTGGATCCTGAACCTGGTGCTGGCCGGGCTGTTCCTGGTGTTCATGGCGACGCTCATGTTCTCCCGGGAGTTCAACCGGCACGCGCTGAACTGGTTCTCGCTGGTGGCCACGGGCCTCTTCGTGGGGGCCCTGCTGGCCGGCCGCAAGGAGTTCTACGCCAAGGGCGACCGCTCCAACCCGAAGCTGGCGGCGATCGTCGCCGTCGTCGGCCTGCTGGTCACCTCGCTGACGGCGGCGCTGCTGGTGCGGGCCGCGAACGACGCCCCGGACGAGTACCGGGCGACGTTCCTCGACCGCTGGCACTACGGCTTCATGCGGCTGATCTCGCTGCAGGTCGACGAGAGCGCCTACCCGGGGCTGTCCGTCCCCGGGTGGGTGGACGTCACCATCAACGTGATGAGTTCGGTCCTGCTGCTGGTCGTGGTGTACGCGGCCTTCCGGGCCCGCCGCGCCACCGACCCGCTCACCGCCGAGGACGAGGAGAAGCTGCGCGCCCTGCTCGACCGGCACGGCGACCGCGACTCCCTCGGCTACTTCGCGCTGCGCCGCGAGAAGAGCGTCATCTGGTCCCCCAGCGGCAAGGCCGCGGTCACCTACCGCGTCGTGGGCGGGGTCTCGCTGGCCTCCGGCGATCCCATCGGCGACCCGGAGGCCTGGCCCGGGGCCATCGAGCCGTGGCTGGCGGAGGCGCGCGAGCACGGCTGGATCCCGGCCGTCATGGGCGCGAGCGAAGAGGGCGGCACGATCTACGCGCGCCACGGCATGGACGCCCTGGAGCTCGGGGACGAGGCCATCGTGGACACCGCGGAGTTCACCCTCGAGGGCCGTGCCATGCGCACCGTGCGGCAGGCGTACAACCGGGTCAGGCGCGCCGGCTACACGGTGCGGATCCGGCGCCACGAGGACATCCCCGAGAAGGAGATGGCGCAGCTCCTGCTGCGTGCCGACGACTGGCGCGACGGGGCGACCGAGCGCGGCTTCTCGATGGCGCTGGGCCGGCTCGGCGACGCGCTCGACGGCCGCTGCGTGATGCTGGAGTGCCACGACGGCAGCGGTGAGCTGCGCGCCCTGCTGAGCTTCGTGCCGTGGGGCCCCAAGGGGCTGTCGCTGGATCTGATGCGGCGCGACCGCGACTCCGAGAACGGCCTGATGGAGTTCATGGTCATCGAGCTGCTGCAGCAGGCCAAGGGGCTGGGCATCCACCAGGTGTCGCTGAACTTCGCGATGTTCCGGTCGGTCTTCGAGCGCGGCTCCCGGCTGGGCGCGGGGCCGGTGCTGCGGGCGTGGCGCTCGCTGCTCAGCTTCTTCTCCCGCTGGTGGCAGATCGAGTCCCTCTATCGAGCAAATGCGAAATACCGCCCCATCTGGGAGCCTCGTTTCATGCTGTTCGAGAAGAGCAGCGATCTGCTGCGGATCGGCATCGCGAGCGCACGCGCCGAGGGCTTCCTGGAGGCCCCCGGCCTGCCCAAGTGGCTCAACCGCAAGCACCTGGAGAGCCGACGATGA
- a CDS encoding nicotinate-nucleotide--dimethylbenzimidazole phosphoribosyltransferase: protein MSGLNLDDFATLIERPDPGVRRDAEERRERLGLRPGALGRLDELAEWLAAAQGAVPVKPVEQVTALVFAGDHGVAKLGVSAGPEGGAAVLVKAALAGESAGAVLARRAGARLRVVDMAVDCDPAELPEEVTRHRVRRGSGRIDIEDALTPEEAEAAFRTGMAIADEEADSGTDLVVLGDLSVGGTTAAGTLIGALCGTDASVVTGRGGFGIDDLAWMRKCAAIRDGLRRARPVLGDQLELLAATGGADLAAATGFLLQSAVRRTPVILDGVVSAACALVAQRVAFRAPDWWLAGQAGGDPAQAKALDRMALNPLLDHGVTVGEGTGALLALPLVQAAAALAADLPERLPDRD, encoded by the coding sequence ATGAGCGGTCTGAATCTTGATGACTTCGCCACGCTGATCGAGCGCCCCGACCCGGGCGTGCGGCGGGACGCGGAGGAGCGGCGGGAGCGGCTCGGGCTGCGGCCCGGTGCGCTGGGGCGGCTGGACGAGCTGGCCGAGTGGCTCGCCGCCGCGCAGGGGGCGGTGCCGGTCAAGCCGGTGGAGCAGGTCACGGCCCTGGTGTTCGCGGGCGACCACGGGGTCGCGAAGCTGGGCGTCTCCGCGGGCCCCGAGGGCGGCGCGGCGGTCCTGGTGAAGGCGGCGCTGGCCGGCGAGAGCGCGGGCGCGGTGCTGGCCCGGCGGGCCGGGGCGCGGCTGCGCGTGGTCGACATGGCGGTCGACTGCGATCCCGCCGAGCTGCCGGAGGAGGTGACCCGGCACCGTGTCAGGCGCGGATCCGGCCGGATCGACATCGAGGACGCGCTGACGCCCGAGGAGGCGGAGGCCGCGTTCCGTACGGGCATGGCGATCGCCGACGAGGAGGCCGATTCGGGCACCGACCTGGTGGTTCTGGGCGATCTGAGTGTCGGCGGCACCACGGCGGCCGGCACCCTGATCGGCGCGCTGTGCGGCACGGACGCCTCCGTGGTGACGGGCCGCGGCGGCTTCGGCATCGACGACCTGGCCTGGATGCGCAAGTGCGCGGCGATCCGGGACGGTCTGCGCCGGGCCCGCCCGGTGCTGGGCGACCAGCTGGAGCTACTGGCGGCGACGGGCGGCGCCGACCTGGCCGCTGCCACGGGTTTCCTGCTGCAGAGCGCGGTGCGCCGCACCCCGGTGATCCTCGACGGAGTCGTCTCCGCGGCGTGCGCGCTGGTCGCGCAGCGGGTCGCGTTCCGGGCGCCGGACTGGTGGCTGGCCGGCCAGGCCGGCGGCGACCCGGCGCAGGCGAAGGCGCTTGACCGGATGGCGCTCAACCCTCTGCTCGATCACGGCGTCACTGTGGGCGAGGGGACTGGGGCGCTGCTCGCTCTGCCACTGGTGCAGGCGGCCGCGGCCCTGGCGGCGGACCTTCCCGAGCGACTTCCGGATCGCGACTGA
- a CDS encoding sensor histidine kinase, whose amino-acid sequence MSSLAVPGMARPHRWLRAHPVAADSLLSLAVFAIVLIGSFAGRGRATEPPGAGFLVLSALTCAALAARRAAPRTVLGVTSALTLAEIATDRAAPPRTQIAMAVVVALYTVAARTERPAAWRFALATVAGLTAAVMVLGAPPWYSPENLGLFAWTALAGAVGDAVRSRRAYVAAIEERAVRAERTREEEARRRVAEERLRIARELHDVVAHHIALVNVQAGVASHIMDSRPDQAKQALAHVREASRSALSELRATVGLLRQYGDPEAPTEPAPGLGVLDQLVDGFARAGLEVTVAGGPEAVAAVGALPAAVDLTAYRVVQEALTNVHKHAGPGARAEITLTRGPDALSVTVQDDGTGCPPGGAALTGGHGLVGMRERVAALGGECVAASGEGGATGFRVRATLPLPRRP is encoded by the coding sequence ATGAGCTCCCTCGCCGTTCCCGGCATGGCCCGCCCGCACCGCTGGCTGCGGGCGCACCCGGTCGCCGCCGACTCGCTGCTCTCCCTGGCCGTCTTCGCGATCGTCCTCATCGGGTCGTTCGCGGGGCGGGGCCGGGCCACGGAGCCGCCGGGGGCCGGCTTCCTGGTGCTGAGCGCGCTGACCTGCGCCGCGCTGGCGGCGCGCCGGGCCGCCCCGCGCACGGTCCTCGGCGTGACGTCCGCCCTGACCCTGGCCGAGATCGCCACCGACCGCGCCGCTCCCCCGCGCACCCAGATCGCGATGGCCGTGGTCGTGGCCCTCTACACCGTCGCCGCGCGCACCGAACGCCCGGCGGCGTGGCGCTTCGCCCTGGCCACGGTCGCGGGCCTGACCGCGGCCGTCATGGTCCTGGGCGCCCCGCCCTGGTACTCCCCCGAGAACCTCGGGCTCTTCGCCTGGACGGCCCTGGCCGGGGCCGTGGGCGACGCCGTCCGCAGCCGCCGGGCCTACGTCGCGGCGATCGAGGAGCGCGCGGTACGGGCCGAGCGCACCCGCGAGGAGGAGGCGCGGCGGCGGGTGGCCGAGGAGCGGCTGCGGATCGCCCGCGAGCTGCACGACGTCGTCGCCCATCACATAGCGCTCGTCAACGTCCAGGCCGGCGTCGCCTCGCACATCATGGACAGCCGCCCCGACCAGGCCAAACAGGCCCTCGCCCACGTACGGGAGGCCAGCCGCTCGGCGCTGTCGGAGCTGCGCGCCACGGTCGGGCTGCTGCGGCAGTACGGCGACCCGGAGGCGCCCACCGAGCCCGCGCCCGGCCTCGGCGTGCTCGACCAGCTCGTCGACGGGTTCGCCCGGGCGGGGCTGGAGGTGACGGTCGCCGGCGGGCCCGAGGCGGTGGCGGCGGTCGGGGCGCTGCCGGCGGCGGTCGACCTGACGGCGTACCGCGTCGTCCAGGAAGCCCTGACGAACGTCCACAAACACGCGGGCCCCGGGGCGCGGGCCGAGATCACGCTGACCCGCGGCCCGGACGCCCTGTCCGTGACCGTCCAGGACGACGGCACGGGGTGCCCTCCCGGCGGGGCTGCGCTCACGGGCGGGCACGGCCTGGTGGGCATGCGGGAGCGGGTGGCGGCACTGGGCGGCGAGTGCGTGGCCGCCTCCGGCGAGGGGGGTGCGACGGGCTTCCGCGTCCGGGCGACGCTCCCCCTCCCGAGGAGACCGTAG
- the pspAA gene encoding PspA-associated protein PspAA: MIVRIMGEGQWKLDDAHFVELNKLDDELLEEMENGDQEGFRRTLDALLEAVRRLGGPLPDDALEPSELILPAPDASLEEVREMLSDDGLIPG, from the coding sequence ATGATCGTACGGATCATGGGGGAAGGGCAGTGGAAGCTCGACGACGCCCACTTCGTCGAACTCAACAAGCTCGACGACGAGCTCCTGGAGGAGATGGAGAACGGTGATCAGGAGGGCTTCCGCCGCACGCTCGACGCCCTGCTGGAAGCCGTGCGCCGGCTGGGCGGCCCGCTGCCCGACGACGCCCTGGAGCCCTCCGAGCTGATCCTGCCCGCTCCCGACGCGAGCCTCGAAGAGGTCCGCGAGATGCTGAGCGACGACGGCCTCATCCCCGGCTGA
- a CDS encoding PspA/IM30 family protein, with amino-acid sequence MSGVMKRMGMIFRAKANKALDRAEDPRETLDYSYQKQLELLQKVRRGVADVATSRKRLELQLNQLQGQSSKLEDQGRKALALGREDLAREALSRRAALQQQVSDLETQHQTLQGEEEKLTLAAQRLQAKVDAFRTKKETIKATYTAAQAQTRIGEAFSGISEEMGDVGMAIQRAEDKTAQLQARAGAIDELLASGALDDPTGMAKDDITAELDRLSGGSDVELELQRMKAELAGGSAPKQAIEGGNGGQAASRTEQERPRFDKQ; translated from the coding sequence ATGAGCGGTGTCATGAAGCGTATGGGGATGATTTTCCGCGCGAAGGCCAACAAGGCCCTGGACCGGGCCGAGGATCCGCGCGAGACCCTCGACTACTCGTACCAGAAGCAGCTCGAACTGCTCCAGAAGGTGCGCCGCGGCGTCGCGGACGTCGCCACCTCCCGCAAGCGCCTGGAGCTGCAGCTCAACCAGCTCCAGGGCCAGTCCTCCAAGCTGGAGGACCAGGGCCGCAAGGCCCTCGCCCTGGGCCGCGAGGACCTGGCCCGCGAGGCCCTCTCCCGCCGCGCGGCGCTGCAGCAGCAGGTCAGCGACCTGGAGACGCAGCACCAGACGCTGCAGGGCGAGGAGGAGAAGCTCACCCTCGCCGCGCAGCGCCTGCAGGCCAAGGTCGACGCCTTCCGTACGAAGAAGGAGACCATCAAGGCCACCTACACCGCCGCCCAGGCCCAGACCCGCATCGGCGAGGCCTTCTCCGGCATCTCGGAGGAGATGGGCGACGTCGGCATGGCCATCCAGCGCGCCGAGGACAAGACGGCACAGCTGCAGGCCCGCGCCGGCGCCATCGACGAGCTGCTCGCCTCCGGCGCGCTCGACGACCCCACGGGCATGGCCAAGGACGACATCACCGCCGAGCTGGACCGCCTCTCGGGCGGCTCGGACGTGGAGCTGGAGCTGCAGCGGATGAAGGCCGAGCTGGCCGGCGGCAGCGCCCCGAAGCAGGCCATCGAGGGCGGCAACGGCGGCCAGGCCGCCTCCCGCACCGAGCAGGAGCGGCCGCGCTTCGACAAGCAGTAG
- a CDS encoding DUF3043 domain-containing protein, with protein sequence MFRSRSTSKDEQAAAAKVTADQPQQTRDPQAPKGRPTPKRSEANSQRRAVAHTPANRKDAAKRARETRRADLAKQREALANGDERYLPVRDKGPVRRFARDFVDSRYSVAEFFLPLAVLILILSMINKGAFQTYVLLAWMIVIALIVINSAVTGISLKRALKQRFPDENTRGAVAYAIMRTLQMRRLRLPKPKVKRGEKP encoded by the coding sequence GTGTTCCGAAGCCGTTCCACTTCCAAGGATGAGCAGGCCGCCGCCGCCAAGGTGACCGCGGACCAGCCCCAGCAGACCCGTGACCCGCAGGCCCCCAAGGGCCGCCCGACCCCCAAGCGCAGCGAGGCGAACTCCCAGCGCCGCGCCGTGGCGCACACGCCCGCCAACCGCAAGGACGCCGCCAAGCGCGCCCGCGAGACCCGCCGGGCCGACCTGGCCAAGCAGCGCGAGGCCCTCGCCAACGGGGACGAGCGCTACCTGCCCGTCCGCGACAAGGGCCCCGTCCGCCGCTTCGCGCGCGATTTCGTGGACTCGCGGTACTCCGTGGCGGAGTTCTTCCTGCCGCTCGCCGTCCTCATCCTGATCCTCAGCATGATCAACAAGGGCGCGTTCCAGACGTACGTGCTCCTCGCGTGGATGATCGTGATCGCCCTGATCGTCATCAACTCGGCGGTCACCGGCATCTCCCTCAAGCGCGCCCTCAAGCAGCGCTTCCCCGACGAGAACACGCGCGGTGCGGTGGCCTACGCCATCATGCGCACGCTCCAGATGCGCCGGCTGCGCCTGCCCAAGCCGAAGGTCAAGCGCGGGGAGAAGCCCTGA
- a CDS encoding class I SAM-dependent methyltransferase, which translates to MRILDVGPGQGTQALRLARAGHEVTGLESDPVMLGAVREALAAEPEGIRERVRLVEGDGRETGAHFTPGSFDIVLCHGVLMYVPEPDPMLAGLARVLAPGGLLSLLVRNADALAMHPGLAGDWDTALAAFDSPAYTNRIGLEVRADRRETLTATLAGIGAPLHTWYGVRVFTDQAVDGREPPGGPELERLILAEDRAGRTDPYRSVAALLHLCGVRG; encoded by the coding sequence CTGCGCATCCTCGACGTCGGCCCCGGCCAGGGCACCCAGGCCCTCCGGCTGGCCCGCGCGGGCCACGAGGTCACCGGCCTGGAGTCCGATCCCGTGATGCTCGGCGCCGTGCGCGAGGCGCTGGCCGCCGAGCCGGAGGGCATCCGGGAGCGGGTGCGGCTCGTCGAGGGCGACGGCCGCGAGACCGGCGCCCACTTCACCCCGGGCTCCTTCGACATCGTGCTCTGCCACGGCGTCCTGATGTACGTGCCCGAGCCGGATCCGATGCTCGCCGGGCTGGCCCGGGTGCTCGCCCCCGGCGGCCTGCTGTCCCTCCTGGTGCGCAACGCCGACGCCCTGGCCATGCACCCGGGCCTCGCCGGCGACTGGGACACCGCCCTCGCCGCCTTCGACTCGCCCGCCTACACCAACCGCATCGGCCTGGAAGTCCGCGCCGACCGCCGGGAGACCCTGACGGCGACGCTCGCCGGGATCGGGGCGCCGCTGCACACCTGGTACGGCGTGCGGGTCTTCACCGACCAGGCGGTCGACGGGCGCGAGCCGCCGGGAGGCCCGGAGCTGGAACGGCTGATCCTCGCGGAGGACCGGGCCGGACGAACGGATCCCTACCGCTCGGTGGCGGCCCTGCTGCACCTGTGCGGCGTCCGGGGCTAG
- a CDS encoding S1C family serine protease has product MDGSRAHARATFLLTALVCSAALTAGCSATSPRPVEREGPEKAPAVSGAPTIRGSAGDLQAAYEKVVKDVLPSVVQITAGDSLGSGVVYDDKGHIVTNAHVVGSAQSFKVTLATGGGPVGARLVAAYPEQDLAVVRLDEVPKSLKPATFGDSSKVEVGQIVLAMGNPLGLSSSVTQGIVSAVGRTVSSGRSGGGTGATIANMVQTSAAINPGNSGGALVNLAGQVIGIPTLAATDPELGRGPAPGIGFAIPAVTVRTVAGQIVRSGRVTDSGRAALGITGRTIVGPDFTPAGVAVVAVNQGGPADRAGLRAGDVITAVGGSGISTMQSLSEALAGLKPGERTEVTYDRDGAEHTTTVTLGEI; this is encoded by the coding sequence ATGGATGGCTCACGCGCCCATGCCCGTGCCACGTTCCTGCTGACCGCCCTCGTCTGCTCCGCCGCGCTGACCGCCGGCTGCTCCGCCACCTCGCCCCGCCCCGTGGAGCGGGAGGGCCCCGAGAAGGCGCCCGCCGTGTCCGGGGCGCCCACCATCCGGGGGTCCGCCGGGGACCTCCAGGCCGCCTACGAGAAGGTGGTCAAGGACGTCCTGCCGTCCGTCGTGCAGATCACCGCGGGCGACAGCCTCGGCTCGGGCGTCGTCTACGACGACAAGGGCCACATCGTCACCAACGCCCACGTCGTCGGCTCCGCGCAGTCCTTCAAGGTCACCCTGGCGACCGGCGGCGGCCCCGTCGGCGCCCGGCTGGTCGCCGCCTATCCCGAGCAGGACCTGGCGGTCGTCCGGCTCGACGAGGTCCCCAAGAGCCTCAAGCCCGCCACCTTCGGGGACTCCTCGAAGGTGGAGGTCGGCCAGATCGTGCTGGCGATGGGCAATCCGCTGGGCCTGTCCAGCAGCGTCACGCAGGGCATCGTCTCGGCCGTGGGCCGCACCGTGAGCTCCGGCCGCAGCGGCGGCGGCACGGGCGCCACCATCGCCAACATGGTGCAGACCTCCGCGGCCATCAACCCGGGCAACAGCGGCGGCGCCCTCGTCAACCTCGCGGGCCAGGTGATCGGCATCCCCACCCTCGCCGCCACCGACCCGGAGCTCGGCCGGGGCCCGGCGCCCGGCATCGGCTTCGCGATCCCCGCCGTGACCGTCCGCACCGTCGCGGGCCAGATCGTCAGGAGCGGCAGGGTCACCGACTCCGGCCGGGCCGCGCTCGGGATCACCGGGCGCACGATCGTCGGCCCGGACTTCACTCCGGCCGGCGTCGCGGTCGTCGCCGTCAACCAGGGCGGTCCCGCCGACCGGGCGGGCCTGCGCGCAGGGGACGTGATCACCGCGGTGGGCGGGAGCGGCATCTCCACGATGCAGTCCCTGTCCGAGGCGCTCGCGGGCCTCAAGCCGGGCGAGCGCACCGAGGTGACCTACGACCGGGACGGCGCCGAGCACACCACGACCGTGACCCTCGGTGAAATCTGA
- a CDS encoding bifunctional adenosylcobinamide kinase/adenosylcobinamide-phosphate guanylyltransferase: protein MELTLLGTGAPEGLPRPDCPCASCATAVGDEARAATAVLVDGALLLDLTPGPAFAAARAGRSIAGVRQVLLSHPHDGPAVEFPAGLPAPVRVPDGRELAVISGHRIRAVALDAPGTGYEVTAADGERLLYLPPGAAPAGLNGPGPGPDRPGGPYDMVLLDVLGRPDALARLRSAGAVTATTDVLAVHLDHDVPPGRELHRQLAAAGARTVPDGTTLVVGDYHAVPDLPRRTLVLGGARSGKSVEAERRLESFPDVLYVATGGTRPGDADWSARVALHRERRPGSWRTAETCDLVPLLAGEGPPLLLDCLSLWLTDAMDSVGAWDDESWADGGADALAARVAELVAAVRATRRTVVAVSNEVGSGVVPATASGRRFRDELGRLNTAVAAECEHVLLVVAGQALALR from the coding sequence GTGGAACTGACACTGCTCGGCACCGGAGCCCCCGAAGGGCTGCCGCGCCCCGACTGCCCCTGCGCCTCCTGCGCCACCGCCGTGGGCGACGAGGCGCGGGCCGCGACCGCGGTCCTCGTCGACGGGGCGCTGCTGCTGGACCTCACCCCCGGGCCGGCCTTCGCCGCGGCCCGCGCGGGGCGGTCGATCGCCGGGGTCCGGCAGGTCCTGCTCTCGCACCCGCACGACGGGCCGGCCGTGGAGTTCCCGGCGGGCCTGCCCGCGCCGGTCCGGGTGCCGGACGGCCGGGAGCTGGCCGTGATCAGCGGCCACCGGATCCGGGCGGTGGCCCTGGACGCCCCGGGCACGGGGTACGAGGTGACCGCCGCGGACGGCGAGCGCCTGCTCTACCTACCGCCGGGCGCGGCCCCCGCTGGCCTGAACGGGCCGGGCCCCGGCCCCGACCGCCCGGGCGGCCCGTACGACATGGTGCTGCTCGACGTCCTCGGCCGGCCGGACGCGCTCGCCCGGCTGCGCTCCGCGGGCGCCGTCACGGCCACGACGGACGTCCTCGCCGTGCACCTCGACCACGACGTGCCGCCCGGGCGGGAGCTGCACCGGCAGCTCGCCGCGGCCGGCGCCCGCACGGTGCCCGACGGCACGACGCTGGTCGTCGGCGACTACCACGCGGTACCGGACCTGCCGCGGCGCACGCTGGTGCTGGGCGGCGCCCGCTCGGGCAAGTCCGTGGAGGCCGAGCGGCGGCTGGAGTCGTTCCCCGACGTGCTCTACGTGGCCACGGGCGGCACCCGCCCGGGCGACGCCGACTGGTCGGCGCGGGTGGCCCTGCACCGCGAGCGCCGGCCCGGCTCGTGGCGCACGGCCGAGACCTGCGACCTCGTGCCCCTGCTGGCCGGGGAGGGCCCGCCGCTGCTGCTGGACTGCCTGTCGCTGTGGCTGACGGACGCGATGGACTCGGTCGGGGCGTGGGACGACGAGTCGTGGGCCGACGGGGGCGCGGACGCGCTGGCGGCGAGGGTCGCGGAGCTGGTGGCGGCCGTGCGGGCCACGCGGCGCACGGTCGTGGCGGTGAGCAACGAGGTGGGTTCGGGGGTCGTCCCGGCGACGGCGTCGGGGCGGCGCTTCCGCGACGAGCTGGGCCGGCTGAACACGGCGGTGGCCGCGGAGTGCGAGCACGTCCTGCTGGTGGTGGCGGGACAGGCCCTCGCGCTGCGCTGA